A portion of the Gemmatimonadota bacterium genome contains these proteins:
- a CDS encoding DUF4955 domain-containing protein has protein sequence MLFRVRLAQIILIALLIQPVSAAPSPDFDESGVVDFTDFLLFVSAFGAREGQERYEAKYDLNADGEIGFGDFLLFVSDFGRPAEFFRNARAYQQFVKAKENGAVPILPDFSYSGYHYFNKPVPDVTHPVFDVTEYGAIPNDDVSDQPAIQAAIAAAEENGRGVVFFPPGEFLVNTDADKNDEGYNEPIYIHSSNIVLRGSGSRTGGTIIRMVNYMSPLPDRPGYVSSMFNFQPVSFSRSTLARITESAERETFWITVNNASRLSVGQWIWVSITVKDAEGINMFVAPRSPSGLSELFDVGLDIREEHSIAEIQGNRIRLNEPLHTRVNQGAAVQSLPHLEEIGVEDISFHGSFFESFVHHLNLIHNAGWKAFSFNRCVNSWVRRISFMNVSGAIGFTVSAASSVYQVTIAGNKGHTAFNSQGSYGIWFGLSEDIAGQSPYSTAPLINAQRNTRAIPGQHHGTGMSHSSTGNVVYRYDMAPDQPLDIHKTDPSYANLYDCVNNGRLSGSSGGGVEPHHLRRLVFWNYNHGGDVTHYDFWQGYLKFLFPIIVGFHGNPATFNESDLEILESNGEAVTPESLFDAQLALRLGTLPVWVKDLRTEWEMIRSIPLTISASKPSVAGLPVDSHAFSLSPNIYSCY, from the coding sequence ATGTTATTCCGCGTGCGTTTAGCGCAAATCATACTCATCGCGCTGTTGATCCAACCGGTGTCTGCGGCGCCTTCACCAGACTTTGACGAGAGTGGAGTGGTCGATTTTACTGACTTTTTGCTATTTGTAAGCGCGTTTGGTGCTCGGGAAGGTCAGGAAAGGTATGAGGCAAAATATGACCTGAATGCCGATGGGGAGATTGGGTTTGGCGATTTTCTGCTCTTTGTCAGCGACTTTGGCAGGCCAGCGGAATTTTTCAGGAACGCGAGGGCCTATCAACAGTTTGTGAAGGCTAAGGAGAATGGGGCAGTACCCATTTTACCCGATTTTTCGTATTCGGGCTATCACTATTTCAATAAGCCCGTGCCCGATGTCACACATCCCGTTTTTGACGTTACAGAGTACGGTGCGATTCCCAATGATGATGTGTCTGACCAGCCTGCTATCCAGGCAGCTATTGCCGCGGCAGAGGAAAATGGCAGAGGTGTTGTCTTTTTTCCGCCGGGTGAATTTCTGGTCAATACCGATGCGGATAAAAACGATGAGGGCTACAATGAGCCTATCTATATCCACAGTAGCAATATTGTTTTGCGAGGTAGTGGTAGCCGAACGGGTGGTACTATTATCCGAATGGTCAATTACATGTCCCCCCTTCCCGATAGACCCGGTTATGTGTCCAGTATGTTCAATTTCCAGCCCGTTAGCTTCAGCCGTTCTACCTTAGCGCGTATTACAGAGAGTGCGGAGCGAGAGACTTTCTGGATTACAGTGAATAATGCTTCCAGGCTCTCAGTCGGTCAGTGGATTTGGGTCTCTATAACTGTCAAGGATGCAGAAGGAATTAATATGTTTGTTGCCCCTCGTTCGCCATCCGGCTTGTCGGAACTTTTCGACGTGGGGCTTGATATACGGGAAGAACACAGCATTGCCGAGATTCAGGGCAATCGCATCCGCCTCAATGAACCTCTGCATACCCGTGTGAATCAAGGGGCAGCAGTGCAGTCCTTGCCGCATCTCGAAGAAATCGGTGTTGAGGACATCAGTTTTCACGGGTCGTTTTTTGAGTCATTTGTCCATCACCTGAATCTCATCCACAATGCGGGCTGGAAGGCGTTCTCATTCAATCGGTGTGTCAATTCCTGGGTTCGGCGCATCTCTTTCATGAATGTCAGTGGCGCAATTGGTTTTACTGTCAGTGCTGCCTCATCGGTGTACCAGGTTACAATCGCGGGAAATAAGGGGCATACTGCTTTTAATAGTCAGGGTAGTTATGGGATATGGTTTGGGCTGTCAGAAGATATTGCGGGCCAGTCTCCTTATAGCACGGCTCCTCTTATTAATGCTCAGAGAAACACCCGTGCGATTCCAGGACAACATCATGGTACGGGTATGAGCCATAGCTCAACGGGCAATGTGGTTTACCGCTATGATATGGCTCCAGACCAGCCACTTGATATCCATAAGACCGATCCCAGCTATGCCAATTTGTACGATTGTGTGAATAATGGCAGGTTGTCTGGCAGCAGCGGTGGCGGGGTTGAACCACACCATCTCCGGCGTCTTGTGTTCTGGAATTACAACCACGGGGGAGATGTTACGCACTACGATTTTTGGCAGGGGTATCTCAAATTTTTGTTTCCGATTATTGTGGGCTTTCACGGCAATCCGGCGACCTTTAATGAAAGTGATCTCGAGATTCTGGAATCGAATGGCGAGGCGGTTACTCCGGAATCGCTTTTTGACGCCCAGCTCGCATTGCGTCTGGGAACTTTGCCGGTCTGGGTAAAAGATCTACGCACAGAGTGGGAGATGATTCGCAGTATTCCGCTTACAATCTCAGCAAGCAAGCCTTCGGTGGCAGGACTTCCTGTGGATTCACACGCGTTCAGCCTTAGTCCAAATATTTATAGCTGTTATTAG